The following coding sequences lie in one Propionispora hippei DSM 15287 genomic window:
- a CDS encoding homocitrate synthase/isopropylmalate synthase family protein, with amino-acid sequence MNKPVIYMDQTVNEGLRRNIRSANLQLMLKAIKELQVGYIDVVVSDWEKSGLRSCNMESYFFRGNIRPNMHELYKAYHLGFDKISIFCPHVSRKSNSKKLYPLLEAATRLNLDIFLHIENAAQISAVDIDFYLKLLVKFNIKSFIYGDKEGRLDPFQIYEALAYMAKVIPCSLEFHGHNMYGMATANALAAIRAGVGRIATAIGGVGERGHAAMEEVLLGSRHLLKKTVHIDASLASNCAHILACMGLKVPVNKAIIGTGIFTHESGLHVDGVVKDPSLYEAFSPEEVGLIRKLVIGKHSGSVSLRVKLQQMNIQATDEEIRALLPKIRKLAVLQKGNLGEEQIRKIYDTELARD; translated from the coding sequence GTGAATAAACCTGTCATTTACATGGACCAAACAGTTAATGAGGGGCTGAGAAGAAATATACGATCTGCTAACTTGCAATTGATGCTTAAAGCGATAAAAGAGTTGCAGGTTGGTTATATTGATGTTGTCGTTTCCGATTGGGAGAAAAGCGGGCTTCGCTCTTGCAACATGGAAAGCTATTTTTTTCGTGGCAATATAAGACCTAATATGCATGAATTATATAAAGCCTATCACTTGGGGTTTGATAAAATTAGTATTTTTTGCCCCCATGTGTCGCGAAAAAGCAACAGTAAAAAATTGTATCCCTTATTAGAGGCCGCCACACGGCTTAATCTGGATATTTTTCTGCACATTGAAAATGCGGCGCAGATTTCTGCGGTTGATATAGATTTTTATCTTAAATTATTGGTTAAATTCAATATAAAGTCGTTCATTTATGGTGATAAAGAAGGCCGGCTTGATCCTTTTCAGATTTATGAGGCCTTGGCCTATATGGCAAAAGTTATTCCCTGCTCTTTGGAGTTTCATGGGCATAATATGTATGGCATGGCTACTGCGAATGCTTTAGCGGCAATCAGAGCCGGTGTTGGAAGGATTGCCACAGCGATTGGCGGAGTAGGGGAACGTGGGCACGCTGCGATGGAAGAAGTGCTTCTGGGCAGCAGGCATTTACTAAAAAAGACTGTCCATATTGATGCGTCCTTAGCAAGCAATTGTGCTCACATTCTGGCTTGCATGGGGCTTAAAGTCCCGGTTAATAAAGCGATTATCGGCACTGGCATTTTTACCCATGAATCCGGCTTGCATGTCGATGGTGTTGTGAAAGATCCTTCCTTATATGAAGCATTTTCGCCGGAGGAAGTTGGCTTGATACGAAAACTGGTTATTGGCAAACACTCAGGTTCCGTATCATTACGAGTCAAACTCCAGCAGATGAATATTCAGGCGACTGACGAAGAAATCAGGGCATTGCTGCCTAAAATACGAAAACTTGCCGTGCTGCAAAAAGGAAATTTGGGGGAAGAGCAAATCAGAAAAATCTACGATACGGAACTCGCGCGAGATTAG